A window of Sorex araneus isolate mSorAra2 chromosome 3, mSorAra2.pri, whole genome shotgun sequence genomic DNA:
GAAAAATCTTCTAATTCCCAGGATACAACAAGGAGCCTGGGAGAGCTGGAGCTGTTTTGTGTTCACTCTTAGTGTCAGGCCTGCCCATTCCTGACCAGGGCAAGctaatgtctctctctctctcgacttCAGATGCTCAGCCAAGTAACAGACACTCATAGTGCCATAAGGAAGCCCCTTCCCCATGCACACTTAAAAAACAGTCAGTGCATGTCGGACATTTATTTGTTCTCCCAATAGCTATTTAGCATCTTCTCCGGGCAGTGCATTGGTCTGGGTACCGCGACCCTCCACTTAGGCAAGGCAGGGCCCCTGCCCTCATAAAACTCCCCAGCGTATGTGTGGTGAAGGGACAGTGGATTTGTGAGGTATTGAGAGTCTTCTGAGAGTGCACAGGTGAAGTAAGCTACTGGGGCACAGGGCGGGCGTAAGAGGGGGTGTGGCTTCCTGTGGCAATGGTACTCACTGTTGGGCCACATTCAGGAGGAATGAGCTGCTTGGTGATTAAGCGAGACTGCATGGCAGAAGATCTTGTGTGGGGTGATCATGTCTCAGCTGGAGACGGACAGAGGAGTGCTAGCCTGATTGGTCAGCCTGTGAGCAGGAGACGAGTTTTGCAGGACTTTGTTTGCTAAGATTAGACACCAGAAACCGACACAGCTCTAAGGAACGGGAAGTTTTCCAGTGCTGAAGGGCTGAGGGCTGGGTGGGATGGACGGAGAGGGGGCCACAGGGTCAGCAGGACTGGCTCACCTTAGCATGGGAAGCCATGCTAAGGACTTTGGGCCCCATCCTGAGGGCTGCCACAGCAAGAGCGTAGACAGGTCCGTCCACCTGGGTGTTGGCAGATCCATCTGATGGACCTGGACACAGATGCCCACCAAGGCTAGACCTACCTGGCTGGATTTTCTCCCAGACAGAACAGGAAAAGGAACTGGGTTCTCCTGGCAGCCCCAAGGTGGCTCAAAGGGAGAGAATGGGTCACTGACCACTCCTGTCCCCCCAGCCAAGGTCCTGGTGCACTGTGTGGTGGGGGTGAGCCGCTCTGCCACGCTGGTCCTGGCCTTCCTCATGCTGCACCAGCACCTGTCCCTGCGCCAGGCCGTGGTCACTGTGAGGCAGCGCCGGTGGATCTTCCCCAACCGCGGCTTCCTCCGTCAGCTCTGCAAGCTGGACCAGCAGCTGCGAGGCGCAGGCCGGAGCTGAGGGCCCAGGTGAGGACTGGGTGGAAATGAGAGGTCGGCAGAGGGGCATCGGATGTGTGGGACATGGGGTGGGCCCTGTTCAGAGGCTGCTTCTCAGGGCTGCGTGTGGCCAGAAGTGCCGGAGGAAGGGGACCTGGCTCACTCCCCAGGCCGCCAGCCTCCCCTCCCTGACCCGAGGGTGCCACGGGCCCTGGTGGAAGTCATTCCCCAGTAGGTCttttcctgccccctctcccagaCTCCCCTGGGAAGACCAGGAAGGCCCTGAACCCCAGCACGGCCAGTACCTGAGGGCTTTCCTCTGCGTCCATCCCCTAGAGTCAGGCCCTTGTGAGGTTCCTGGCACCGCAGCCTGGATCCAGCCTTAACCAACTTGTGCCACCACCACTGGCAAGGAGCAGGGACAGGAACTCCTGCCACCAGCCAggacccccacccacctcccagctGCGCAGAAAGGCCGCCCGTCATCACGCTAACACCCAGcacctcccccgcacccccactgGCCCCACTTCCAAACTCAGAGGTGTCCAGAGACCCAACCCaagctccagccctctctggccctgagacccCTTCAAGGTCTCGTCAGGCTCCTTCCCGCTTCCGTCACCCTCGGCCCTCCTGCTCCAGGGCCAGACGGTCATAAGGATGCCTGAGGGCCGGAGGGGGGGGGCCCAGCACCGCCTCTGGCCACGCCACTTTGCTCCGTCCCCCCATTCCCAGGTGCCCAGCAGGAGCTGGACTCCCAGCAGCGACACTTCCCAGGTTTCTCAGGCTCCTGGCCTTTCAGTTTCTTGGGCGACACCCGGgttttcatccatttcttctggAGGAGGCAGAAGTGTCTTTCTTGTGGGGCTCAGCCCAGCATCAGTTGTGAGGGAGCCACCAAGTGCTCTGCCTACAGTGCCCTCAATTTTTAGAGCTCCAGTCCTGGGGCCACTGGGTATGCTGGGAACCACCAAGTGCCCACACCCTATGGCTCAtccaggctctgcctggccccGTCGGCCCAGTGCCCACTCCTCAGAGACTCGTGTCCTTTGGGGCCATCAGCTCAGGGAGGCACCACACaccctgcttccttcctctcaCCTCAGCCCTGCCTCAGGCCGACCCTCCACCCCTGGACTCGGTGTGGGGACGGCGGCTGGGCGCAGCGGGCAGAGCGGCAGATCTCTTCCCGCCAAGAGCTTCCAGGCAGGGCTGCATGTCtgtccaccccacccacccacccatcagaGCTGTGATGACTGAACCCCTTTTCTCAATCCCTTCCTGCTGCCGCGGGGAGGAAGAGAACAGTCTGCACACTGCGAGGTTTCCTTTAAACACGCTTTAGGGACCCAGCAGCAGCCGCTCTCAGATGGCCCTGGTCACCCCCTTCTCACCCTCGCCCCTTAGACACCCTGACCTCAGACTCTCTCATCACGCTGCTGACCTGGACAGTCTGCTGGGCTATAGAATTGCGTCATCTGGCAGACAGTCTGTGCTAGTGGGAGCCCAGGAATTATGCAGTGCACAGCCCTGGTAACCGTACCCAGCGGCCCCAGTACTGGAACCCTGAAAATTGAGGGCACTGTAGACAGAAAGAAGCCTATTCTCTCTCCCAGCACCAGGCCTCACCTCACACAGAAGCTCAAAGAGGACTTGGGCGTAAGAGGCAGCTCTCCTTGCGCCCTGGTGTGCCTCAGCCCATCTAGACCGGGCTGACTTGCTTGTAACCCAGAACTCCTCTCTTATCCCCTGCAGAAGTGGGCCACGTTACCTGCCTTGAGGCTCTGCCCCCTTGCCTCCCTGGTGGCTCTGCTGGTGCTGTTGGAAGTTCTGGGCCAGGCAGATGCGCGGGAGACGGTGAGAGCCCGCAGGCGGTTCTTCTGGCTTCGAGCCCGCCCCTCTAGCTGTTTGCTCCTGAAGCCGGCGCTTCCTCTCAGCCACTGTCTTCAGCCCCCAAAGGTAGGAGCAGCCTGTGTCctgcccagccctgagatctgtGTGGCTGGGACACTTGTGAGCCAGACACgtccagaggaggaggaggggaggggatgctGGGTCTCTTGATAGCTTCTGCACGCAGCATACTCCACTGGTCTTTCCCGGGCTTAGGGGGCGTCTGATCAGCCTCCCCACAGCTCACACTTCAGGCCCAGGGTCAGTATGGCTGCAGGTTtacacatgtctgtgtgtgtcagtccCCTGGGGAGAGCGGAAGGGAGTTTGATGTATGGGTGTATGAAGAGGGTTTCAGGATAGCAGGGAGGTGCAAATCTAAGGTTTCCACCTGAGTCCTGTTAGCCTGGGGAAGGCCTTAAAGACCACTTTTCTAGCCTCCAAGGACAGGGGGTGGCCAGGAATGCCCCTGAGAAAGTGGGGGCTTGACAGAAcgtcaatccctggtactacatatggttcctccCAATTCCAGCaagaagggattcctgagcacagatccaggagtaatccctgacactACCAAGTATagtccaaagaaaaaaaaatagcaggaaCAATATTCAGGAGAAAATTGATAACTGATAAGCCAAATCCAAGGACTTTTCAGGGTTTATAAGTTTatgagaaataagagaaatactGTGGACTATGTGGCAGAAACAacaagggggaaggaaggagggaaggaaaaaaggaagaaaggatggaaggaaagaagaaaggaaaaatgttagGCATTTCAATGAGGACTTAACTTTGATGTCACTGCATGCAACATGCATGTTACATGTTTTAAAAGTCTATGGAATGGTGCTAGAAAGGGCTCTGAACCTGGTGGCCATTTGTCTGGAAAGCAGAGTGATCTGACAGGTCAGGCCAGGCACTAGAAAAGATCTTTGGGGAAGATCAACAAGATGAAAAGTTAGAAAATTTCCACCCAGATGCTTCCTGACAAGCCACTACTCCAAGCGTCCTGCAGGCTGGGGATGTTGGGTCCGGGCCATCGACAGCCCGTGAAATCCTGGGGTCTACACCTGATGCATGATGGGACAGATATAGGTGTTTCTGTTGACTGCCTGGCAGTCTGTCTGTACTGTAACTCATGAATGATGTTACAAATATTCAAATGGCCATTGGCAGAAAGACACTTCCCCGCTTAGCTAGAGTTAAGCCATTCACTGTTGATGAGGTGTTAGGACAGCCTTGCAGCTTAGAGCTTGCTCCAAAACTTTTAGGTCATCAAGATGCTCCAATGGGAAGTAACGCTTTCAGATAACACTTTCCAGAGGAAGCTGTTGACAGGAACCTGGTGTTGATGAGTAGGGAGGAGACGAGATCTCTTCCATTTAATGTGGGTCAACGGACTTGATACCATGCTGTACTCTGCTAAGTGAGGCCAGTGACGATGAAGACTCCAGGGAAGAACATGGTGTTGCCTCCCCTGGACTGACTGGTCATTCAGAGCTGAGTGCCCTGGAGGAGATCTGCGTCAGAGCATGCGTGGTGCTGTGCACAGACTGGGCATTGCTCGGGTGAGAAGGGACCCTAGAGGGATCACCCACCCTTTATTTGCAGGAAGTGTGTCCACTGCCTGCAGGTGAACTCGCTGCACAGCCGCTTCCCACTGAGCCAGGTGCTGCCGTGTACGGTGGCGAGACCCGTGGGAAAATTCCGAGGCAAGCTAAACTCTCGTCCGTTCAGGATGCCATGTGGGAGTAGGGGCACCAGCAGCCACTTGTCATTGGTGCAGAGAGAGGTGGTTTGAGAGGGACGTGTTCTTCAGTGTCGTGTCCAGCTGAAGAAAGGAGCCACACAATTTCCATGAGAGGGAAGTGCTTGCAGAGCCTGTCAAGACTggattgctggggctggagtgaaagcacagcgggtagggtgtttgccttgcacacggctagacccgggttcaattcccagcatcccctatggtcccctgagcaccaccaggaataattcctgagtgcagagccaggagtaacccctgactcaaaaagaaaaaaaaaaaaaaccaagactgTGAATTGCTGAGACTAGTGTTTGTGCGCCCTCTTCGAGATCAGAGTACTTTTCCTCCACTGGTTGCAGGCAAAAATATAGTCATGTACAAGAGGAAGATAAATGTCTCCTTTAGGGAATGGGGAGGTAGATAATAGAGAAAGTGGGATGctcgcctggcatgcagctgacccggtctgaccaggttggatccctggcatcccacacagtcctCCTGGAGAGAAGgtccctgggcatagagccaggagtaaacctgaggattgctgggtgtagcgctaaaaccaaacaacaacaaaaaaagtttctttgatttttgttttgtttgtttttgagacacacccagcagtgctcagggctcagtgctcaggaattactcccgaagACTCAGGcaaccctataggatgctggggatagaaactgtGTCtattgtgtgcaaggtaagtgccctacctgcagtactatcccttcagcctctacttttcccccccttttaaaaaaagaatctttaattGCTGTGGCTGAAAAAAAATTCCAGCAATTCATACTCAATAAGCCAACACTTTAGGAAACTATCTGAAAACTTTAATTATTATTACCCTGAAAATGAGGCTCCTTCAAAAGGGAAACTCTGAGAAGATGTCACTCACGTGTACTTAATCTTCATGAAAAGAAATTCTGATGTCACTCTGGCTTGCAGGAGTGGAAGGCGATCACCATCTCAGGCACAGAGCATGACTCTGGCGGTTGTGTTGTCTCCCGCGGGAGTGTGTTAGGAGACTATTTTAGACCTGCTCATGATAAAATCCAGAGAATCAGAATGGAAGTCCACACAGTCTTCGTCTCTCTGAAATAGTGCTGCGGCCACAGTCATGGAAAGATCTAGCAAAGCAACAAACAGTAGATTGCACGCAAACGAGATAAATTGAATTAAATGTTGCTTTCTCAAAACTTTGAGGTGTTCTACCATTAGcatttttattgttcattcttttgttatttattttgattcttgGACCACACCAGAGatccccaggggtcacttctgacagtgctcagagaaccatgcagtgccagagagcaCCCGgagtcctgcatgcaaagcctgtgctcagccctttgtcTCCCCATCCTAGCGTCCGTGTTTTTTAAACTCACTCAGCATGAAATTATAATTCACaatattgtgattttaaaaaatacacttacTATTGTAATAGTATAATATTATAATAGTacgcttatttatttatttatttatttatttatttatttatttgctttttgggtcacacccagcaatgcacaggggtcactcctggctcatgcactcaggaatcacccctggcggtgctcaggggaccatatgggatgctgggatttgaacccgggtcggccacatgcaaggcaaacgctctacctgctgtgctatcactccagccccgtgtacGCTTACTATTATAATAGCATTCTTACTATCATAATAGTATAGTTCTGCCTTGAACTATACCTACAAACTATTTGTCCTGTTGTTGCCAGTGAAAACCAGTCATGTAAATCTCTACTCCAAACCTCACTGACACTTTTGTCTTCCCACCTGCCCCatctaaattaaaaagaaaaaaactttttgttttttcattcacacctggtgatgctcaggggttactcttggctctgcactcaagaatgactcctggcggggctcagggaccctgtgggctgCGGGGATCAGACCTGGACCAGCTGCAtgagcccccacctgccccttctAGGTTTTAATCCTGGGCCAGTTCTGTAATCCTCGGATCCCAGCCAAGGGCCCCGGACCAGGTTCTGATCTGGCAGTGTCGCAGTTTGTGTTTGATGGGGGctcatctcttcctcttcctcttccatgAAAGAGACCCTGGGCTCTAACTCTGCCACATGCCCCACAGTCCTGACGGTCCAGGGTGCTTTTGGAATGCCTTATTttccatctcccttctccccaaGCACCGTCGACCTGCGACTAAACACTGACCACAGCCCAAGCGCTGTCCGGCCGCCTGTCCTCCTGAAGGGCCAGGTGGCCGCTGGGCTCAGCACCCACCAAGCCATTGACTGGGAGTGGTGGGGGGAGCCCAGAGCTGCAAGGGCCACATCATGCTTTATAATTATACTCAAATCAAAAAATAGACACAGCCTCAAGTGTGTGGAGACAGACAGTTGGAAAAGGACAGCAGCAAGTGCCCGTCAGAAATGACCACGGCCCGGCGCGGACACCCCTACCGGTGGGTGAGCACCCCACTTCCGGGGGTCCAGGGAGCATGCCGAGTAAGAAGGCCTGGGCTCCTGTGCCTGCATGCTGCTGGGGGTCGGGCTAGAGGATGGGGACACCCAGAGAGCCCGGGGCTTGGCCTCTGGCTCCAGCTCAGGGACGGGGCGCACCATGTAATCTCTTGGAGCCCCAGTCCCTCCACCTGTACCATGGGGGCAATTATATTACCCACCTTAGATGGGtactgtggggcttgggggagaaATGTAAGCACTCGGCTCTGCCTGGCACATCCCTGCTTATGGAGTGAACATAATAGTAATGATTATTTTTGCTGGACTGAGGAAGAAACATCAGGGGGAAAGAGACCAAAATTGGAAAGCTGGGGGGATTCCCCTTTACCCGAGgcgggtgggtggtgggtggggtggggtggggtggggtatctTTCTTTCATGATCTCAGAATTCTCCCAGCAGCCCCGTGGAGGGGTGGGCTAAGAGGACCACACAGAGAACGTCCCCCCTGGCACTCCCTCTCCGGCTGCAGAGACGCCCCTGCCCGCGCCCACctcctgagctgccttttgctGGGCCCATGGTCCTGCCTGGTCTCCACGGGGAGAGAGGCCAGAGGGTGGGGGAACCCCAGGGCCAGCAGCGCCCAGCTGTCCTGCCTGAGGTGGCCCGGGGCAGCGGCGCGTGGGTGCTGGGGGGAAGCTGGGAGGGAGATGCcggcgggggagtgggggagagcaCCACAGAGAGGagtggctgggcagggctgggcccatCACCAACAGCGACACAGGATCCGGTTCTCATGGGTCGATGGGGCTGTTCggtgggagagaaggtgaggcTGGAATGAAGGGGAGAAGGCCAGGCCGTCCCTGGGCCTGCAGGGTGGTGGACTCACGTCTCGCCCCGTGCTGGCCGGCGGGAGAGGCAGGGCAAGGCCTGGGGGTGCAGAAACCCGAGGAGCGGCCACAGATCGAGCATGAGTCACTGGGCATGAGGCTGGGCCGGACTCTGGCTGCCACGGTGGGCTGGGCTCCCTGCAGGATGACAGATGGAGGGGCTACAGCCAAGAGCCCGACAGGTCCCAGATAAGGGACAGCCCTCTGTCCACAGGAAGGCCCCTTCCGCAGGCTGGGCCCGGGGCATGGACTGTGAGCTCCCAATTTTGCCCCCTGTGCTGGGGCTCCACCCTGTATCCTCTGCACGGTCCTCTGGTGCCCGGGGGTTTCCAGGCAGAAGTCAGCTGCGAACCGCCTGCTGGCCACCTGGTGGCAGCCTTACTCCACACCAGACTCAGAGGCCGGCACTGCTAGAGCATCCCCCAACCTGGTCCAGCCCTGCCGGGGGCTCAAGGAGCCCCCCAGTGTGGCTACTACATAGCCCAGTGCAGGGGGGCTGCCAAGCCAGACACACTGGCCACTCTCTGCCCGTTAGTGACTTCGGAGCCGGACACTCCTCACTGTCGTCAGACTGGAGCATCCTGACAGCTCAGCTCAGCGAGAGTCTGACAGGAAAGGGACAAGCACCTCCCtgccctcttctccccaccccttacccccctaaaaaaacaaacagtgcCTGTTTGAAGCCCAGAGTGAGTTGGacaggcccaagagatagtacaatggatgaGGCTTTTGCCTCACCTGCGgatacccgggtttgatccccagcatcccatatggtccccggagcacaccgggagtgattgctgaattcagagccaggagtaacccctgagcatcatttcgtgtggccctaaaacaaaaacaacaagcaCAAAGAATGAGTTGGGCCTCAACCTCCCCTCCAGACCTCCCAGTGGTGATTTTTCCCCACCCCCTTGGGAAATCCATTTCCATCCATCTCCAGACAGTGAATCAGTCCCACAGAGCTCTAGGCCTCAGATCCTGGAATCCAGAGAGCTGCCAAGCGGAGACGCCctgagtgggaggtgggggagggaggcaggactgGGTTCCTGCCCACGGAGGCCTGGAGCTGCTCTCAGTCCCACCCCCACGGGCTCTGAGCGCTCCAGAATGCTAAGCGCTTCACAGCATGGGGGTTCCGAGCGGAacctctcctggccctgctctgctgcACCCACTCCCCTACTCCCGCCCGGTCCCAGGTCATGCCTTAGGTAGGTGGCAGGCCACTTAGCCTGCCCCGAGAGACCACGGTGGGGATGAAGGGGAGAGCCGGCCCTTCCCTTCCGCCCTGCCCCTCGGCTGCTCGCTGGGTGAGCTTCGCCAAGCCAGTGGCCTCCTTGGTGCCTACGTCTCTTCCTGGTCTTGGTGTGGCCTACCAACAAGAAAAGACCCTCTTCCCTGTCTGTACCATCCCGAGTTACATGTTGAGGGGCCCAGGGACAGTCGTTCAGGAGACACGCCCCTTCCCAGCTCAGCCTCTGCCCCAGGTTTTGGTGCCGCTGCCCCAGCTCTTCAGGGTGACCAACTCCCTCGGCCAGCTGACTCCTGATaccacgcggcccacctgggggAGGCCTGGCCCGCAGCAGTGGCCCGAGTCATGGGGGTAAGGAGGAAACCCCAGGGCCTCGAGGCAGACGTGTCCCCTTGCCACCAGGCCCCCCAGCTGACGGGACAGTGACCGTGCTCGGGGGCCCAGAGTTTACCGGAAGACTTGGGTGTGGAAGAGGAGGGACACGATTGGACTGAAGCCCCAGTCCCGGGCCCATCCGCCATATGGCTTTGGGTCCCACTGTGGGCATCAGTTTTCTCTGTGGCAAAATAGGCGGTGCCTCTCGGGGGGGGTCAGCTTGTCCTGGTGAACTGCTAACAGCTCCCAGAACCTCTAGCCCTGGCTGCCCACCCTGAGATCAGTGATGCCCCCCACGGCCATGGAGCTGGGAGGCCATGGGGACCTGACAACCAGCCCTGGAGACAGCCAGGAGGGGACCCGGTGGAGCACTCGGCTTGTGGGGCCTTTCTCAGGAAGCCTCGGTGCTCACAGCGATCTGAGGTCTCTGTTCTTGCAGAGCCTCCTACCCCCAGTGGATTCTGGACTGACTGGGTCCGGCCATTGGGAAGCTCCAAGGGCCCCTGCACCTGGCCGGAGAGGGGTTCCCGGCTCCACGGTGGGGCAAGCCTCAGCCCCTGGCCCGGCAGAGCTGGCTACAGTCTCATCCCACAGAGAGCTGAGGCCCTCTGCATCCTTGGgcaccaccccacaccccagggcCTGCCCCTCTGCAGGAACTTGACCACCAGCCACTGTGGCATTGGCTCTGTTGCAGGATGGACTCTCTACAGAAGCAGGACCTCCGGAGACCCAAGATCCATGGGGCAGTGCGGGCCCCCCTCTACCAGCCGCCCACACTGGCCTCACTGCAGCGCTTGCTGTGGGTCCGCAGGGCTACCACGACGAGCCACGTCAATGAAGTCTGGCCCAAACTCTTCCTGGGAGACGCGTAAGTGTGACCAGTGCTGTGGGGAGTGGCCCACACTCCCTGGGGAAGCGTTGGCATCGTGCTTCCCGCCTTTCCTCTCCCACTTCTTCTCTGAATTATGGAACTGGAACGCACACAAGAAGAGTGCCCCTTTGTGAAATAAAATGGTTTCACCTCTTGGGTTGGGAAATGGGGCATTTCTTGTGTCGCGGGAGCCCTCTCTGAACCCTTCTCATCACTTTTTCCCTGAGGATAATCCCTTTGTGACGAAAAGGTTCTTTCCTTGCTTTGTGAATGTATGTCACCTACACAGATGCTATAGTTAGTTACACCTGTCTTCTAAAGCCTGTGGAGCGCAGTCATCCTGTGTTTTGTACCTGTTTGCTCAAAATGGTAAAATTCAGGGCAGGGCCATGGAGCTGTCCCAACTGGTGAAGCTTATGCCTAGCACAGGTGAGCCCCCGAAACTGACCCTGTACACCATGGAGCCCCttgaatattgccaggagtgtctctgtaaacaagaacaaaagcCAGAAGCAGTTTGCCAAACCCACCCGTGCTCTTCTGCGTGCTCCTTTTGGAAGCTGCTAAAGGCTGAACCTGCAGGGTCAACCCACTCCATTGTGTACAGACATTTGAGTTGCTCCTCTTTTTTGGCTAATGGAACAGTGACCCTAGGAAATCACTAATATTGTGTCCTGGGTACACACACAGAGGTTTCTCTAGAGTTAAAACTGGAGCTGGGCTGAGGCACACGCTCTCCTCGCCTGCCAGAGGCTgggcccaatccccagcactgctgggagtggttcTCAGGCACCATCAGGTGGGACCAAAGcaaaataa
This region includes:
- the DUSP13B gene encoding LOW QUALITY PROTEIN: dual specificity protein phosphatase 13 (The sequence of the model RefSeq protein was modified relative to this genomic sequence to represent the inferred CDS: substituted 1 base at 1 genomic stop codon), which gives rise to MPXVGGRPLSLPRETTVGMKGRAGPSLPPCPSAARWVSFAKPVASLVPTSLPGLGVAYQQEKTLFPVCTIPSYMLRGPGTVVQETRPFPAQPLPQVLVPLPQLFRVTNSLGQLTPDTTRPTWGRPGPQQWPESWGMDSLQKQDLRRPKIHGAVRAPLYQPPTLASLQRLLWVRRATTTSHVNEVWPKLFLGDAYAARDKSKLAQLGITHVVNAAAGKFQVDTGAKFYRGMPLEYYGIEADDNPFFDLSVYFLPVARYIQTALSAPQGRVLVHCAMGVSRSATLVLAFLMVCESMTLVEAIQTVQAHRDICPNSGFLRQLLVLDNRLGRETGQL